TGTTCATCGAAGAAAACGGAAGATAAAGGCGCAGGCGGCGAGACGTCTGAAAACAGTGTTACGATCGTAGGTTCGAACGGCGAAGTGACGCTTGATAAGCCTGCTAAGAAAGTCGTCGTCCTCGAGTGGACGTATGCGGAAGATCTGCTGGCACTCGGCATGCAGCCTGCGGGAATGGCGGATATCCAGGAATACCATAACTGGGTGAATATCGACGCTGAATTGAGCGCTGATGTCGCTGATGTAGGTGGAAGACAAGAACCGAATTTAGAAGCGATCGCTGCGCTTGAGCCGGATTTGATCATCGGTGTCAGCTTCCGTCACGATGCGATGCTGAAAGATTTGGAGAAAATTGCTCCGACAGTCATCTTCAATCCATATCCCGAAGACGAGTCCATTGACTTGTATAAGGAAATGACGACGACATTCAATGAAATCGCGAAGGCTGTAGACAAGACGGATGAAGCTGAAAAAGTGTTGGCGCACTTAGATGAGAAATACGAGGAGGCGAAAGCTGAAATCGAGAAAGCTGACCTGAAGACGAAGGATGTCATCTTGACGCTCGCTTACACAGGTCCTCAAGCGCCGGAAATTCGGGTGTTCACACCGAACTCCATGGCTTCTCAAATCCTTGAGAAGATCGG
This DNA window, taken from Sporosarcina luteola, encodes the following:
- a CDS encoding ABC transporter substrate-binding protein codes for the protein MNRYMKAFLLLALSVILVAGCSSKKTEDKGAGGETSENSVTIVGSNGEVTLDKPAKKVVVLEWTYAEDLLALGMQPAGMADIQEYHNWVNIDAELSADVADVGGRQEPNLEAIAALEPDLIIGVSFRHDAMLKDLEKIAPTVIFNPYPEDESIDLYKEMTTTFNEIAKAVDKTDEAEKVLAHLDEKYEEAKAEIEKADLKTKDVILTLAYTGPQAPEIRVFTPNSMASQILEKIGLKNVHVPDQFEVFGSSTFNVEGLTKYEDANYLYTVQEEDNVYEKQLKDNAVWKNLNFVKEDRLFNLGEDTWLYGGPLSAETLLNQIVDTMVNK